The following coding sequences lie in one Ictalurus furcatus strain D&B chromosome 7, Billie_1.0, whole genome shotgun sequence genomic window:
- the LOC128610556 gene encoding zinc finger protein 239-like isoform X1, with product MMPTRDFSSHQMTAGIVSTTTSQEQIQIHTELHICSYCGKSFTHQSSLQTHQRIHTGEMPYQCPQCGKRFSKTGHLQQHQRIHTGEKPFICVQCGAKFTHKCTLQRHERIHTGEKPYHCSQCGKSFSDLSNFQQHQRIHTGEKPFLCVQCGAKFTLNSNLKRHQRIHTGEKSYHCSQCGKSFNLESALQQHQRIHTGEKPYQCSQCGKSFNHSRSLLRHQSIHTGEKPYHCSQCGKSFNQESNFQIHQRIHTGEKPYSCSQCGKRFNQESNFQTHQRIHTGEKPYQCSQCGKSFIQRGHLQYHQRIHTGEKPYHCSQCGKSFNRHDTLQYHQHIHTGEKPYHCSECGKCFTYPSNLQKHQAIHMREKRC from the coding sequence ATGATGCCCACAAGAGACTTCAGTAGTCATCAAATGACTGCTGGTATTGTTTCTACTACGACCAGTCaagaacaaatacaaatacacacagaacTTCACATCTGCTCAtattgtgggaagagttttactcaccAGAGTAGTTTACAAAcgcaccagcgcattcacactggagaaaTGCCTTATCAGTGCCCACAGTGTGGAAAGCGTTTCAGTAAGACAGGTCATCTCCAACAGCACCAACGAattcatacaggagagaaaccaTTTATCTGTGTACAGTGTGGGGCAAAATTTACTCACAAGTGTACTCTCCAAAGACACGAAcgcattcacacgggagagaagccgtatcactgctcacagtgtggaaagagtttttcTGACTTGAGTAATTTCCAACAACACCAAcgtattcacacaggagagaaaccattTCTCTGTGTACAGTGTGGGGCAAAATTTACTCTCAATAGTAATCTCAAAAGACACCAACGCATCCATACAGGAGAGAAgtcgtatcactgctcacaatgtggaaagagttttaatcTAGAGAGTGCTCTCcaacaacaccagcgcattcacactggagaaaaaccatatcagtgctcacagtgtgggaagagttttaatcacaGCAGGTCTCTCCTTCGTCACCAGagtattcacacaggagagaagccgtatcactgctcacagtgtgggaagagctttaatcAAGAGAGTAATTTCCAAATacatcagcgcattcacaccggagagaaaCCTTATAgttgctcacagtgtggaaaacGTTTTAACCAAGAGAGTAATTTCCAAACacatcagcgcattcacacgggagagaagccgtatcaatgttcacagtgtgggaagagtttcatTCAGAGAGGTCATCTCCAGTATCACCAGCGAATTCACACCGGAGAAaagccatatcactgctcacagtgtgggaagagttttaatcgaCATGATACACTCcagtatcatcagcatattcacactggagagaagccgtatcactgctcagagtgcGGAAAATGTTTTACTTACCCAAGTAATCTTCAAAAACACCAGGCCATTCACATGAGAGAGAAGCGGTGTTAG